From one Deltaproteobacteria bacterium genomic stretch:
- a CDS encoding DUF1460 domain-containing protein: MLPLLATLLAATPAWQPPSDTALDALVRELQARPLTERLDALSTRFLGAPYQMGLLGEGPGNGPDPDPLWRWDAVDCVTFVEEMLALARASSLADAEQVLQRIRYGGNAIRFAERNHLMESQWLPNNIRKGFVRLVTKDIAGTDVRYLWRRALLPDRVSDVALPYLPLDRALAHQDQIPEGAIFFVARGFRGHVADHVTHVGFFVRHGGRLFARHASSGRRKVVDEPFEHFLLREAQSIPRFPVVGLELALPVEPGAP; the protein is encoded by the coding sequence ATGCTGCCGCTCCTCGCCACGTTGCTCGCCGCGACGCCCGCCTGGCAGCCGCCCTCGGACACCGCACTCGACGCGCTCGTCCGCGAGCTTCAGGCCCGTCCGCTGACGGAACGGCTCGACGCGCTCTCCACGCGCTTTCTCGGCGCGCCGTACCAGATGGGCCTGCTCGGCGAAGGCCCGGGGAACGGGCCCGATCCCGATCCGCTCTGGCGCTGGGATGCCGTGGATTGCGTGACCTTCGTGGAGGAGATGCTCGCGCTCGCGCGCGCATCGTCGCTCGCCGACGCCGAGCAGGTGCTTCAGCGCATCCGCTACGGCGGCAACGCGATCCGCTTCGCCGAGCGAAATCACCTGATGGAGTCGCAGTGGCTTCCCAACAACATCCGCAAGGGCTTCGTGCGGCTCGTGACCAAGGACATCGCCGGCACCGACGTGCGCTACCTCTGGCGGCGCGCGCTGCTGCCCGACCGCGTGAGCGACGTCGCCCTGCCCTACCTGCCCCTGGATCGCGCGCTCGCGCACCAGGACCAGATTCCAGAAGGCGCCATCTTCTTCGTCGCGCGCGGGTTTCGCGGACACGTGGCCGATCACGTGACGCACGTGGGCTTCTTCGTGCGGCACGGCGGGCGGCTCTTCGCACGGCATGCGTCGAGCGGACGGCGCAAGGTGGTGGACGAGCCTTTCGAACACTTCTTGCTGCGCGAGGCGCAGAGCATCCCGCGCTTCCCCGTGGTCGGACTGGAGCTCGCACTGCCAGTGGAACCCGGCGCGCCCTGA
- a CDS encoding lipoprotein encodes MKRVFLVAVAALALAGCKINDDSASTLPGAGGTGTEAEARTFLEGFLKADTNKHALSQRLEPRADDYDAVFEDASVEKARTWYQHAWSTHKLTIQGTKEQTELQVFHMTTEDLKANADSAKQFPMSYSRVANALKPGLTIYGFRFVKPGETAGTSFDGLIFVNGHWAFFPKPFHALR; translated from the coding sequence ATGAAGCGCGTGTTCCTGGTGGCCGTGGCAGCGCTGGCGCTCGCCGGCTGCAAGATCAACGACGACTCCGCCTCGACGCTCCCCGGCGCCGGCGGCACCGGCACCGAAGCCGAGGCGCGCACGTTCCTCGAGGGCTTCCTCAAGGCCGACACCAACAAGCACGCGCTCTCGCAGCGGCTCGAGCCGCGCGCCGACGACTACGACGCGGTCTTCGAGGATGCGTCGGTCGAGAAGGCGCGCACCTGGTACCAGCACGCGTGGTCGACCCACAAGCTGACCATCCAGGGCACGAAGGAGCAGACGGAGCTGCAGGTCTTCCACATGACCACGGAGGACCTGAAGGCCAACGCCGACTCCGCGAAGCAGTTCCCCATGAGCTACTCGCGCGTGGCCAACGCGCTCAAGCCGGGGCTCACCATCTACGGCTTCCGCTTCGTGAAGCCGGGCGAGACTGCGGGCACGTCATTCGACGGCCTCATCTTCGTGAACGGCCACTGGGCGTTCTTCCCCAAGCCGTTCCACGCGCTGCGTTAG